A portion of the Acanthopagrus latus isolate v.2019 chromosome 21, fAcaLat1.1, whole genome shotgun sequence genome contains these proteins:
- the LOC119011036 gene encoding sodium- and chloride-dependent GABA transporter 2-like: MEPASNPEKNDDNNHNDAPAKCNKRGQWANKREFILAIIGEIIGLGNVWRFPYLCFKNGGGVFLIPYVLILLTCGIPLFFLEVSVGQLTGQGGITCWKRICPLFQGLGYNMLISLYMVMYYIVILAWTFLYLFSSFHTVLPWASCNNTWNTENCIHNRQNDSFYGQINENATSSAKEFWQRRVLGLSGGIGEMGSIRWDLAGCLLLSWIICYFCVWKGVKSSGKVVYFTATFPYVMLIVLLIRGLTLPGAADGIRFYLSPDLTRLTDPQVWMDAGSQILFSLIVCQGSLPALGSYNKHNNNCYKDTFALCILNSVTSIVAGFAVFSVLGFMSYELGIDISMVAESGPGLAFIAYPRAVAMMPLPQLWAAFFFMMIIFLGMDSEFVCLESLVTSISDLYPSFFLTGHRRKLLLLCICVVSFCIGLIMVTEGGLYVFLLFDYYACSGMPIMLFGILESICVGWIFGADHYYKKIKEMIGYYPSPYMKYCWKFFTPLACAGTLLSSLIKFTPLKYNNTYQYPWWGHAIGIFFVLSSVLPAPLMLLYCMAVTAGTMTQRLKALCTPAANLCDTPPKKTLDPETPPSDSELCALSETPKN; this comes from the exons ATGGAGCCGGCAAGTAATCCAGAGAAGAATGATGACAACAATCACAATGATGCTCCAGCAAAGTGTAATAAAAGAGGCCAGTGGGCCAACAAGAGGGAGTTCATTTTGGCAATAATTGGAGAAATTATTGGTCTGGGCAATGTTTGGAGATTTCCGTATCTGTGCTTCAAAAatggaggag GAGTTTTCTTGATCCCCTATGTTTTGATCCTGCTCACCTGTGGAATCCCCCTCTTCTTTCTGGAGGTATCAGTGGGACAGTTAACTGGTCAGGGTGGGATCACGTGTTGGAAGAGAATATGTCCTTTATTTCAAG GTTTGGGCTACAATATGCTGATATCACTTTACATGGTGATGTATTATATTGTCATTCTGGCCTGGACCTTCCTCtacctcttctcctccttccacaCTGTGCTGCCCTGGGCCAGCTGCAACAACACCTGGAACACAG AGAACTGCATCCATAACCGTCAGAATGATTCATTTTATggccaaataaatgaaaatgcaacatCTTCAGCAAAAGAGTTCTGGCA GAGGAGAGTCCTGGGATTGTCTGGAGGAATTGGGGAGATGGGAAGTATCCGCTGGGACCTGGCTGGATGTCTTCTGCTCAGCTGGATCATTTGTTACTTCTGTGTCTGGAAAGGAGTCAAGTCATCAGGAAAG gttgTCTACTTCACCGCCACCTTTCCTTACGTGATGTTGATCGTATTGCTGATCCGTGGTCTGACACTGCCAGGAGCTGCCGATGGAATACGATTTTACCTGTCCCCTGATTTGACCCGTCTGACTGATCCTCAG GTCTGGATGGACGCTGGGAGCCAAATATTGTTCTCTCTAATCGTCTGCCAAGGCTCCTTGCCAGCTTTGGGAAgctacaacaaacacaacaacaactgttaCAA AGACACTTTTGCCTTGTGCATACTCAACAGTGTAACCAGCATTGTTGCTGGATTTGCAGTCTTCTCTGTCCTTGGCTTCATGTCGTATGAGTTAGGTATCGACATCTCAATGGTGGCTGAATCAG GTCCAGGTCTGGCATTCATTGCCTACCCTCGTGCAGTGGCCATGATGCCTTTACCTCAACTCTGGGCTGCATTCTTCTTCATGATGATAATCTTCCTTGGAATGGACAGTGAG tttgtgtgtctggaaaGTTTGGTGACGTCCATATCAGACCTGTATCCATCCTTCTTTCTCACTGGTCATCGACGTAAACTTCTTCTGCTCTGCATCTGCGTTGTGTCCTTTTGTATTGGCCTGATTATGGTAACTGAG GGAGGACTTTAtgtatttctgctgtttgactACTACGCCTGCAGTGGAATGCCTATTATGCTTTTTGGCATTTTGGAGTCCATTTGTGTGGGATGGATATTTG GTGCTGATCATTattacaagaaaataaaagaaatgattgGCTACTACCCCTCGCCTTATATGAAATATTGCTGGAAGTTCTTCACACCATTGGCCTGTGCA GGAAcacttctttcctctctgatcAAGTTCACCCCTCTGAAATACAACAACACCTACCAGTACCCCTGGTGGGGCCACGCCATTGGAAtattttttgttctctcttcaGTACTCCCGGCTCCTCTGATGCTTCTCTATTGTATGGCAGTAACCGCAGGAACAATGACACAG AGACTGAAAGCTTTATGCACTCCAGCAGCCAACTTGTGTGATACACCACCAAAGAAGACTCTTGACCCTGAAACACCTCCATCAGATTCAGAGCTGTGTGCTTTATCCGAAACACCTAAAAACTGA
- the LOC119011033 gene encoding sodium- and chloride-dependent GABA transporter 2-like, with protein sequence MEQAENQEKYLMKDDTSRNSAPSKYDKRGQWANKSEFILSIVGGIIGLGNVWRFPYLCFKNGGGVFLFPYALMLFTCGIPLFFLEVSVGQLTRQGGITCWRKICPLFEGLGYGTQLLVLYTVTYYIVILAWAFLFLFSSFHTVLPWTSCNNTWNTAADCVDYQLNHSSNGDISQNTTSSVVEFWQRRILGLSGGIEEMGSIRWDLAGCLLLSWVICYFCVWKGVKSSGKVVYFTATFPYVMIFALLIRGVTLPGAIDGIRFYLSPDPTRLADPQVWMDAGSQIMFSYAVCIGCLPALGSYNKYNNDCYKDAFALCLLNSVTSFVSGFAVFSVLGFMSYELGVDIETVAESGPGLAFIAYPRAVAMMPLPQLWAACFFIMIIFLGLDSEFVCLEGLVTCISDMYPSFFFTGHRRKLLLLVICSVSFVSGLFMVTEGGLYVFQLFDYYACSGIPLISFAILEYVCVGWVYGADRFYNNITDMIGYRPLPYMKYCWKYVSPIATTGILLSFLVKFSPLRYNNAYEYPRWGHALGLLLAFSSVIMAPLWFFYSLAVTPGTLRQRLKAMTTPADDLLRAPLGRTLSSVTCPPHKDHELCALNRRAAQNSGPCI encoded by the exons ATGGAGCAAGCAGAAAATCAGGAGAAGTATTTGATGAAAGATGACACCAGTCGAAACAGTGCTCCATCAAAGTACGATAAAAGAGGCCAGTGGGCCAACAAGAGCGAGTTCATTTTGTCAATAGTCGGAGGAATTATTGGTCTGGGAAATGTTTGGAGATTTCCCTATCTGTGCTTCAAAAATGGAGGAG GAGTTTTCTTGTTTCCTTATGCTTTGATGCTGTTCACCTGTGGAATCCCACTCTTCTTTCTGGAGGTATCAGTGGGACAGTTGACTCGTCAGGGTGGAATCACATGTTGGAGGAAAATATGTCCTTTATTTGAAG GCTTAGGCTATGGCACTCAACTGCTTGTGTTATACACTGTCACGTATTACATCGTCATCCTGGCCTGGGCCTTCCTCTTCCTATTCTCCTCCTTTCACACTGTACTCCCCTGGACCAGCTGTAACAACACCTGGAACACAG CAGCGGACTGTGTGGATTACCAGCTGAATCATTCATCGAATGGAGACATTTCTCAAAATACAACTTCTTCAGTCGTAGAGTTCTGGCA gaggAGAATCCTAGGTTTGTCTGGAGGAATTGAAGAGATGGGAAGTATCCGCTGGGACCTGGCTGGATGTCTGCTGCTAAGCTGGGTTATATGTTACTTCTGCGTCTGGAAAGGAGTCAAGTCATCAGGAAAG GTCGTGTACTTCACAGCCACATTCCCTTATGTGATGATATTTGCTTTGCTGATCCGTGGCGTGACACTTCCAGGGGCCATAGATGGTATTCGATTTTACCTCTCTCCTGATCCGACGCGCCTGGCTGATCCACAG GTGTGGATGGATGCTGGGAGCCAGATCATGTTCTCTTATGCTGTCTGCATAGGCTGTTTGCCAGCTTTGGGAAGctacaacaaatacaacaacgACTGCTACAA GGATGCATTTGCCCTGTGCCTGCTAAACAGCGTGACCAGCTTTGTCTCTGGCTTTGCAGTCTTCTCTGTCCTCGGCTTCATGTCTTATGAGCTGGGTGTCGACATTGAAACAGTGGCTGAATCGG GTCCTGGCCTGGCTTTCATTGCCTATCCTCGGGCAGTCGCCATGATGCCTCTTCCCCAACTCTGGGCTGCCTGCTTCTTTATTATGATAATCTTCCTTGGATTGGACAGTGAG TTTGTGTGTCTTGAAGGCCTGGTCACATGCATATCTGACATGTATCCATCCTTCTTCTTCACTGGTCATCGACGCAAACTTCTTCTGCTGGTCATCTGTAGTGTATCCTTCGTCAGTGGTCTCTTTATGGTCACTGAG GGAGGACTCtatgtgtttcagctgtttgaCTACTACGCCTGCAGTGGGATCCCATTGATTTCTTTTGCCATTTTGGAGTATGTTTGTGTAGGATGGGTCTACG GTGCTGATCGTTTCTACAATAATATTACGGACATGATTGGCTACCGCCCACTACCTTATATGAAATATTGTTGGAAGTACGTTTCTCCAATTGCAACTACA GGCATTTTGCTCTCCTTTCTGGTTAAATTCAGCCCTCTGAGATATAACAACGCCTACGAGTACCCCAGGTGGGGACATGCCCTCGGGCTGTTGCTTGCGTTCTCTTCAGTAATCATGGCACCGCTGTGGTTTTTCTACAGTCTGGCTGTAACTCCAGGAACACTAAGACAG AGACTGAAAGCGATGACGACTCCAGCAGACGATCTGCTCAGAGCACCACTGGGGAGAACTCTCAGTTCTGTAACCTGTCCTCCACACAAAGATCATGAACTGTGTGCTCTGAACAGACGCGCAGCACAAAATTCTGGACCCTGTATCTAG